A region of Verrucomicrobiia bacterium DNA encodes the following proteins:
- a CDS encoding helix-turn-helix domain-containing protein — MSEEKSVHLTPSLSPARRGSEAAAPSTADSSDEMLTKEELAAKLKVTVRCIENWQRAGHLPFLKISSVVLFHWPDVLAHLKTNFQVCRSGAVRQRTGI; from the coding sequence ATGAGCGAAGAAAAATCAGTCCACCTCACCCCGTCCCTCTCCCCAGCGCGGAGAGGGAGTGAAGCAGCCGCGCCGTCGACGGCCGATTCGAGCGACGAAATGCTCACGAAGGAGGAACTGGCCGCGAAGCTCAAGGTCACGGTGCGTTGCATCGAGAACTGGCAGCGCGCCGGTCACCTGCCCTTTCTCAAAATCTCCAGCGTCGTGCTGTTCCACTGGCCCGACGTGCTGGCCCACCTGAAAACGAATTTCCAAGTCTGCCGGTCTGGCGCGGTGCGTCAGCGCACGGGGATTTGA
- a CDS encoding helix-turn-helix transcriptional regulator, producing the protein MAANNRLKAARVLKGMTQLQLADKVGTKEIEISRIETGRAVPESSLKQRIADALGKPTFELFDC; encoded by the coding sequence ATGGCGGCAAACAACAGACTGAAAGCGGCGCGAGTGCTGAAAGGGATGACCCAACTGCAACTCGCGGACAAGGTCGGCACGAAGGAGATCGAGATTTCCCGAATCGAAACCGGGCGGGCCGTGCCGGAATCCAGCCTCAAGCAACGCATCGCCGATGCGTTAGGCAAACCCACGTTTGAACTCTTCGACTGCTGA
- a CDS encoding 7-cyano-7-deazaguanine synthase, which produces MQTERTIICGGVKPPGKTDDSSTLALNSWENVGPTNVWLEIEDLHQKLWRDMPPKFEDLLEIAAYVYSADAATPRGERAVTNDVDTFGSHWRRRLNFHIPVREPHFWNGKEAQAALRETLDFLSDDYYDFKFYGATGAPAVQRFFKLETGSGPSSRPERVVLFSGGLDSLAGAVEYGCHEQRKVLLVNHRSTDKFCRRHEALTRALIEKAKPVPMSQVRVLINKAKHLGAEYTQRARSFLYASMGAAVARMMELDEMTFFENGVVSLNLPVCAQVVGGRSTRTTHPRVIRGVERLIRLVADRESFRLVTPFLDYTKADVIQRIKERNCGELIGMSRSCAETMHRSNEQPHCGVCSQCIDRRVAVIAADAERFDPLSGYAVDVFKESLPKDADKIMAASYIERANEVGKFKTTGQFIGAFPEVLRALRHMDGEPTGVAGRVLKLYQRHATEVTTALDLMTVRHAKAIRERKLPADCLLRIMLDARSVEVLPAVAVVPAAPAVPVNGAAVLPSPRYLLRRGAGVWRVVFDGKEGEIDHGRGISLVAYLLFNPPVGGLHGTELAKLAFGQEILQEASLGADGDSTRRLIQKQAKEWMAVMKNPGSSDIEKAEAMEHLEQLAETLNVTRADSEGGADKQVRAVRRAIERLIDKLREAKDRKNDPHPALRAFGEHLDMHLWKPSSRFGGNRRSRARAGVAGQFTYERPEGVVWTE; this is translated from the coding sequence ATGCAAACTGAACGAACCATTATCTGCGGGGGCGTGAAGCCGCCCGGCAAGACGGACGACAGCTCCACGCTGGCGCTGAACTCGTGGGAAAATGTCGGGCCAACCAACGTGTGGCTGGAAATCGAAGACCTGCACCAAAAGTTGTGGCGCGACATGCCGCCCAAGTTTGAGGATCTGCTGGAAATTGCCGCCTACGTTTACAGCGCCGATGCGGCGACCCCACGCGGCGAGCGGGCGGTGACGAACGACGTGGATACGTTCGGGTCGCACTGGCGGAGGCGGCTGAATTTTCACATTCCCGTGCGCGAGCCGCATTTCTGGAACGGGAAAGAGGCCCAGGCGGCGCTGCGCGAGACGCTGGACTTTCTCTCGGATGATTACTACGACTTCAAGTTCTACGGGGCAACGGGCGCACCGGCGGTGCAACGATTTTTCAAACTGGAAACCGGAAGCGGCCCGTCGAGCCGCCCCGAACGGGTGGTGTTGTTTTCAGGCGGATTGGATTCACTGGCGGGCGCGGTGGAGTATGGGTGTCACGAGCAGCGCAAAGTGTTGCTGGTGAACCATCGTTCGACGGACAAGTTTTGCCGCCGGCATGAGGCGCTCACCAGGGCGCTGATTGAAAAGGCGAAGCCCGTGCCGATGTCCCAAGTGCGCGTCTTGATCAACAAGGCGAAGCATTTGGGCGCGGAATACACGCAACGGGCGCGATCGTTCCTGTATGCTTCGATGGGGGCGGCTGTCGCGAGGATGATGGAACTGGACGAGATGACGTTCTTCGAGAACGGAGTCGTAAGCCTCAACCTGCCCGTGTGCGCCCAAGTGGTCGGCGGGCGCTCAACGCGCACAACGCATCCGCGAGTGATCCGGGGCGTGGAGCGTTTGATCAGGCTGGTGGCAGACCGTGAAAGCTTCCGGCTGGTAACTCCGTTTTTGGACTACACCAAGGCGGATGTCATCCAGCGAATCAAGGAACGGAACTGCGGGGAATTGATTGGGATGTCGCGGAGTTGCGCGGAGACGATGCACCGCTCCAATGAGCAACCGCACTGCGGGGTGTGTTCGCAATGCATTGACCGGCGGGTGGCGGTGATCGCGGCGGACGCGGAGCGATTCGACCCATTGTCCGGATACGCCGTGGACGTATTCAAGGAGTCGCTGCCGAAGGACGCGGACAAGATCATGGCCGCATCCTACATCGAGCGCGCCAACGAAGTCGGCAAGTTCAAGACGACGGGCCAATTCATTGGAGCATTTCCGGAAGTTTTGCGGGCATTGCGTCACATGGATGGCGAACCCACAGGCGTCGCCGGACGGGTTCTGAAATTGTATCAACGTCACGCGACGGAGGTCACGACGGCGCTGGACTTGATGACGGTGCGTCACGCCAAGGCGATCCGGGAGCGCAAGCTTCCGGCGGATTGCCTGTTGCGGATCATGCTGGATGCACGGTCCGTGGAGGTGCTGCCGGCAGTGGCGGTCGTGCCGGCCGCCCCCGCCGTCCCGGTTAATGGCGCGGCGGTGCTGCCAAGCCCGCGATATTTGTTGCGTCGGGGCGCTGGGGTGTGGCGGGTGGTGTTTGACGGGAAGGAGGGCGAGATTGATCACGGGCGCGGCATTTCGCTGGTGGCTTATCTGCTATTCAATCCACCCGTGGGGGGATTGCACGGGACGGAGCTGGCGAAACTGGCGTTTGGGCAGGAAATTTTGCAGGAAGCAAGTCTCGGCGCGGACGGCGATTCCACGCGACGATTGATCCAGAAGCAAGCCAAAGAATGGATGGCCGTGATGAAGAACCCGGGGTCTTCGGATATTGAGAAGGCCGAGGCCATGGAACATCTGGAGCAATTAGCCGAAACGCTCAACGTGACACGCGCCGATTCCGAGGGGGGCGCGGACAAGCAGGTGCGGGCGGTGCGGCGGGCAATTGAACGGCTGATCGACAAATTGCGCGAGGCGAAAGACCGCAAGAACGACCCGCATCCGGCGCTGCGAGCGTTCGGCGAACACTTGGACATGCACCTGTGGAAGCCGTCCTCCCGATTTGGGGGCAACCGGCGGTCACGCGCCCGCGCCGGCGTTGCCGGCCAGTTTACCTACGAACGTCCCGAAGGCGTTGTTTGGACGGAGTAG
- a CDS encoding SprT family zinc-dependent metalloprotease: MSETHHIIFGGRRIEFRLRHSTRKTLGITVRPDATVMVTAPLRAALDTVKRKVRKRAGWIRRQQRFFAGYLPTLPPRRFVSGETHRYLGRQYRLKVVEATPPDVKLRGKFIHVQTPRKGDTARVRTLVRGWYLRHAEERFARSLAEGVKRLGGRVSAPRMLLRRMPKRWGSWTKRGVVYLNPELILAPPSCIDYVVTHELCHLVHASHGRAFFALLQKAMPDWEERKARLEKAAAESGLGAEVCGQAAVM; this comes from the coding sequence ATGAGTGAAACGCATCACATCATCTTCGGTGGCAGGCGGATTGAGTTTCGGCTGCGGCACTCGACGCGCAAGACGCTGGGCATCACGGTGCGACCGGATGCCACCGTGATGGTGACCGCCCCGCTGCGGGCCGCGCTGGACACGGTCAAACGCAAGGTGCGGAAACGCGCCGGGTGGATCAGGCGGCAGCAGCGCTTTTTTGCCGGCTACCTGCCGACACTGCCGCCGCGGCGTTTCGTGAGCGGCGAGACGCACCGTTATCTGGGCCGGCAATACCGGCTCAAGGTGGTGGAAGCCACGCCGCCGGATGTGAAATTGCGGGGCAAGTTCATCCACGTGCAGACACCCCGCAAGGGCGACACGGCGCGGGTGCGGACACTGGTGCGCGGCTGGTATCTGCGCCATGCCGAAGAGCGGTTTGCGCGGAGTCTGGCCGAAGGGGTGAAGCGGCTGGGCGGACGCGTGAGCGCGCCGCGCATGTTGCTGCGGCGGATGCCAAAGCGCTGGGGAAGCTGGACGAAGCGCGGCGTGGTGTATCTGAACCCGGAACTGATTCTCGCTCCGCCGTCGTGCATTGATTACGTGGTCACGCACGAGCTTTGCCATCTGGTTCATGCTTCGCACGGGCGGGCATTTTTTGCCCTGCTGCAAAAGGCGATGCCGGATTGGGAGGAGCGGAAGGCGCGGCTGGAGAAAGCGGCGGCGGAAAGCGGGCTGGGAGCGGAAGTGTGCGGCCAAGCCGCTGTTATGTAA
- a CDS encoding HsdR family type I site-specific deoxyribonuclease: MNTPSFQEDHISQVPALQLLQNLGYVYLRPQEVHLERKGRLANVLLEGILAEQLRRRRFKFRGQEHPFTEANIQAAILALKDVPFDGLVRTSEKIYDLLSLGKALEQTIEGDTKSFTLQFIDWENPANNVFHVVEEFEVERTGSNEKCRPDIVLFVNGIPFAVIECKRPDIKAPLEQAVSQNIRNQADDYIPKLFTYAQLLVGVTKNEAAYGTTGTAAKFWSGWREVLADGHQGGRGKNELETLVNRPLARGQKDRLFAERYAYVRAYFDELESETRQATEQDKAIYSLCRPERLMELAWRFIVFDAGEKKIARYQQFFTVKNIVARVRELGRNGRRRGGVVWHTQGSGKSLTMVMLAKSLALEPAIVNPIIVLVTDRVDLDEQIWKTFHQCGKEPVQAQTGKHLAELIKGGNENVITTVLDKFESAIKAGEKWSDSENVFVLVDEGHRSVYGGKGAKMKQALPNGCFIGFTGTPLMKGEKITAVEFGGLIEPSYTIDQAVKDKAVVPLLYEGRLVLQQVDQKAIDKWFEVVTKPLSPAQRADLKKKFATTDQLNKAERKIYEAAFDISEHYSQNWQGTGFKAQLAAPSKLAALKYKKFLDEFGKVTSEVVISAPDTREEQETVEEVDTEEVRAFWKKMMAKYGGEKEYNKQIINAFKHAPEPEILIVVSKLLTGFDAPRNTVLYVCRSLVEHNLLQAIARVNRLYEGKDFGHIIDYFGVLQELGEAMDVYGHLPGFEETELAGTVVDVATEVASLPQKHSELWDVFKTVKNRLDEEEYEQLLADEEIRARFYEKLCAYHKALSIALSTMEFLRDTPEKKQERYKKDAAFFLKLRASVKRRYAEEIDFKEYEKKVQKLVDTHVKAEGVQQITAQVNIFEREQFQAEIDKLTTTASKADTIAHRTQRTITEKMDEDPVFYRKFSKVLQEAIEAYRQGRIDEVEYLKRATEAKEAVLDRTGDDLPAGLQGRDEAKAFYGVVNEVYEGLALKEDAVPYGTANAAADMAVQIDNEIQRRLVVDWRTNPDVQNAMRNAIEDLLYEARQAKGVPLTTADMDAIIERALEIAKVRYAR; the protein is encoded by the coding sequence ATGAACACACCATCGTTTCAAGAAGATCACATTTCGCAAGTGCCGGCGCTGCAACTGTTGCAGAACCTGGGCTACGTGTATCTGCGGCCACAAGAAGTTCACCTGGAGCGCAAGGGGCGGCTGGCGAACGTGCTGCTGGAGGGCATCCTGGCGGAGCAACTGCGGCGGCGGCGGTTTAAGTTTCGCGGGCAGGAACACCCGTTCACGGAGGCGAACATCCAAGCGGCGATCCTGGCGCTCAAGGACGTGCCGTTCGACGGGCTGGTGCGGACGAGCGAAAAGATTTATGACCTGCTCTCGCTGGGCAAGGCGCTGGAACAGACGATTGAGGGCGACACGAAAAGTTTCACGCTGCAATTCATTGATTGGGAAAATCCGGCGAACAACGTGTTTCACGTCGTCGAGGAATTTGAAGTGGAGCGCACGGGGAGCAACGAGAAATGCCGGCCCGACATCGTGCTGTTCGTGAACGGGATTCCGTTTGCGGTGATCGAGTGCAAGCGGCCCGACATCAAAGCGCCGCTGGAACAGGCCGTCTCGCAGAACATCCGCAACCAGGCGGATGATTACATTCCGAAGCTGTTCACCTACGCGCAACTGCTGGTGGGCGTGACCAAAAACGAGGCGGCCTACGGCACGACCGGCACGGCGGCAAAATTCTGGAGCGGCTGGCGCGAGGTCCTTGCGGACGGCCACCAAGGGGGGCGCGGAAAGAACGAACTCGAAACGCTCGTGAACCGGCCATTGGCGCGGGGGCAAAAGGACCGGCTGTTTGCCGAACGCTACGCCTACGTGCGCGCCTACTTTGACGAACTGGAGAGCGAGACGCGGCAGGCAACGGAGCAGGACAAGGCGATTTACAGCCTGTGCCGCCCGGAGCGGCTGATGGAACTGGCGTGGCGGTTCATCGTGTTCGACGCCGGAGAAAAGAAGATCGCCCGCTACCAGCAATTTTTCACGGTGAAGAACATCGTGGCGCGGGTGCGCGAACTCGGACGGAACGGCCGGCGGCGGGGCGGCGTGGTGTGGCACACGCAGGGATCGGGCAAGTCGCTGACGATGGTAATGCTGGCGAAGTCGCTGGCGCTCGAGCCGGCGATTGTGAATCCCATCATTGTGCTGGTGACCGACCGGGTGGATTTGGACGAGCAGATTTGGAAGACGTTCCATCAGTGCGGCAAAGAGCCGGTGCAGGCGCAGACGGGCAAGCACCTGGCGGAATTGATCAAGGGCGGCAATGAGAACGTCATCACCACGGTGCTGGACAAGTTTGAATCGGCCATCAAGGCGGGCGAGAAATGGAGTGATTCGGAAAACGTGTTCGTGCTGGTGGACGAAGGACACCGCAGCGTTTATGGCGGCAAGGGCGCGAAGATGAAGCAGGCGTTGCCGAACGGCTGTTTCATCGGGTTCACGGGAACGCCGCTGATGAAGGGGGAGAAAATCACCGCCGTGGAGTTCGGCGGATTGATCGAGCCGAGCTACACCATTGACCAAGCGGTGAAGGACAAGGCGGTCGTGCCCCTGCTCTACGAAGGGCGGCTGGTGCTGCAGCAGGTGGATCAAAAGGCGATTGATAAATGGTTTGAAGTGGTGACCAAGCCGCTGAGTCCCGCGCAACGGGCGGACTTGAAGAAGAAGTTCGCGACGACGGACCAGTTGAACAAGGCGGAGCGGAAGATCTATGAGGCGGCGTTCGACATCAGCGAGCATTACAGCCAGAACTGGCAGGGCACGGGGTTCAAGGCGCAACTGGCCGCACCGTCGAAGCTGGCGGCGTTGAAATACAAAAAGTTTCTGGATGAGTTCGGCAAGGTGACGAGCGAAGTGGTGATCTCCGCGCCGGACACGCGGGAGGAACAGGAAACCGTGGAGGAGGTGGACACGGAAGAAGTGCGGGCGTTCTGGAAGAAGATGATGGCGAAATACGGCGGGGAGAAGGAATACAACAAGCAAATCATCAATGCCTTCAAGCACGCGCCCGAGCCGGAAATCCTGATTGTCGTCAGCAAGCTGCTGACGGGATTCGACGCGCCGCGCAACACGGTGCTGTATGTCTGCCGGTCGCTGGTGGAGCACAATTTGTTGCAGGCCATCGCGCGCGTGAACCGGCTCTACGAGGGCAAGGATTTCGGGCACATCATTGATTACTTCGGCGTGCTGCAAGAGCTGGGCGAGGCGATGGACGTTTACGGGCATCTGCCCGGCTTCGAGGAAACGGAACTAGCCGGGACGGTGGTGGACGTGGCGACGGAAGTCGCCAGCCTGCCGCAGAAACATTCCGAGTTGTGGGACGTGTTCAAGACGGTCAAGAACCGGCTGGACGAGGAGGAATACGAGCAACTGCTGGCGGATGAGGAAATCCGGGCGCGGTTTTACGAGAAGCTGTGCGCCTATCACAAGGCGTTGAGCATCGCGCTCTCGACGATGGAGTTCCTGCGGGACACGCCGGAGAAGAAGCAGGAGCGTTACAAGAAGGACGCGGCGTTCTTCCTGAAACTGCGCGCCTCGGTGAAGCGGCGCTATGCCGAGGAGATTGATTTCAAGGAATACGAAAAGAAGGTGCAAAAGCTGGTGGACACGCATGTGAAGGCGGAAGGCGTCCAGCAAATCACGGCGCAGGTGAACATCTTCGAGCGGGAGCAATTCCAGGCGGAGATTGACAAGCTGACCACGACCGCATCGAAGGCCGACACGATCGCGCACCGGACGCAACGCACGATCACGGAAAAGATGGACGAAGACCCGGTGTTTTACCGGAAGTTTTCCAAGGTGCTGCAAGAGGCGATTGAAGCGTATCGGCAAGGGCGCATTGATGAAGTGGAATACCTGAAGCGCGCCACGGAGGCCAAAGAGGCGGTGCTGGACCGCACGGGCGACGATCTGCCCGCCGGCTTGCAAGGCCGGGATGAGGCAAAGGCGTTTTACGGCGTGGTGAACGAGGTTTACGAAGGGCTGGCGCTGAAGGAGGACGCCGTGCCCTATGGGACGGCCAACGCGGCGGCGGACATGGCGGTGCAGATTGACAATGAGATCCAGAGGCGGCTGGTGGTGGACTGGCGCACGAATCCCGACGTGCAAAACGCCATGCGCAACGCGATCGAGGATTTGCTTTACGAAGCGCGTCAGGCCAAGGGTGTGCCGCTGACCACTGCGGACATGGATGCGATCATCGAGCGGGCGCTGGAAATCGCCAAGGTTCGCTATGCACGATGA